The Bordetella sp. FB-8 genome includes a window with the following:
- a CDS encoding TcpQ domain-containing protein, translating to MTTSTIPKQENLEQGHAESVSLPRLDTVLMKSKGSQTRPFGLPNTKVDPILMAAIAPVSILPARAMVAHSRTDARPLPAASVGAVPNAQVQDVLSGMIVTRDLTPSESLPELEAHLPPARLPEPPAPQNLTWVASSGTLLSDVVRNWGYQETPHWWVVWNTKADFTIGSPYSIKAPDFLSASAQLFAAARQENHYFTVVKHPNHVLVVSTPTE from the coding sequence GTGACTACCTCGACGATTCCGAAGCAGGAAAACCTCGAGCAAGGGCATGCCGAAAGTGTTTCCTTACCAAGGTTGGATACTGTGCTCATGAAATCGAAGGGGTCGCAAACGCGACCCTTTGGTTTGCCTAACACGAAGGTAGACCCGATCCTGATGGCTGCGATTGCGCCCGTCTCGATACTGCCTGCAAGAGCAATGGTGGCGCACTCTCGAACTGATGCTCGCCCCTTGCCTGCAGCCTCGGTTGGGGCTGTCCCTAATGCGCAAGTCCAAGATGTTCTAAGTGGCATGATCGTCACGCGGGATCTGACACCGAGCGAGTCACTTCCAGAGCTTGAAGCGCATTTGCCACCGGCCAGACTACCCGAGCCGCCTGCGCCGCAGAACCTCACCTGGGTTGCAAGTTCCGGCACGCTGCTTTCCGATGTTGTACGCAACTGGGGTTATCAAGAAACCCCGCACTGGTGGGTCGTCTGGAATACGAAGGCCGATTTCACGATCGGATCGCCCTACTCGATCAAAGCCCCTGATTTTCTGTCGGCCTCGGCGCAGCTTTTTGCTGCCGCGCGACAAGAAAACCACTACTTCACTGTCGTGAAACACCCGAACCACGTTCTGGTTGTCTCCACGCCGACGGAATAA